Proteins co-encoded in one Bacteroidales bacterium genomic window:
- a CDS encoding DMP19 family protein, with translation MNSSEIIEEKYAEAVIGIREEWFNTVNTKWYDYVIGLPIHLQITYLVIVFHNQIFNGGFHQYFVNGYGQFARETINALKTIGALKKAELLKDAWKIVNIDNSSDEVFRKQLLNKEITQLFFQDGLFDSLDKLDSIYFADVSEDIEQLLGNYLQGH, from the coding sequence ATGAATAGTTCAGAAATTATAGAGGAAAAATATGCCGAAGCAGTAATAGGCATAAGGGAAGAATGGTTTAATACGGTAAATACTAAATGGTATGATTATGTAATTGGACTTCCAATCCATTTGCAAATTACTTACCTAGTTATCGTATTTCATAATCAAATTTTTAATGGTGGTTTCCATCAATACTTTGTCAATGGGTATGGACAATTTGCAAGAGAGACGATTAATGCACTTAAAACAATAGGGGCATTAAAAAAAGCAGAATTGCTAAAAGATGCTTGGAAAATTGTAAATATCGATAATAGTTCTGATGAAGTTTTTAGAAAACAATTATTAAATAAAGAAATTACACAATTGTTTTTTCAAGATGGTTTATTTGATTCTTTAGATAAATTAGATAGTATTTATTTTGCAGATGTAAGCGAAGATATAGAACAATTATTAGGAAACTACCTACAAGGCCACTAG